The region AAAGCCCCTGACGCGAGTCAGGGGCTTTTTAGTTTGCAGTCCGCATTAACTTCATGGTCGTTGTACGACCTGCGGGCGAGCTCCGCCTGGCCGACTCGCCTGTTCCATTTCCTCGGTACTTATTGACAAGTACCGAGGAAATGGAACAAGCTTCGTAGCTATGGAGAACGCTGAAGTCACGCTGGTCGAACTGATTCGCACTCATGGGGTGATCCGGTCGAGTGACCTGGCCTCACTGGGCATTCCTCGCGTTGCGTTGACGCGAGCAGTTCGCCGTGGCCAGTTGGTACGCGTTTCTCGTGGCGTTTACGGCTTGCGGGAGTTCCGTTCAGAGCATGGGACGCTAGCCGCAGCGGCTATCCGAGTACCTAAGGGTGTGATTTGTCTGCTGTCGGCGTTGCAGTTCCATGGCCTGACTACTCAGGCTCCGTTCGAGGTCTGGGTCGCGATCGCCAACAAGGCCGCAGCGCCTCAAATCGACTACCCGCCTGTAAGAATAGTCCGATTTTCGGACGCGACTCTGTCGCTGGGCGTCGAAGAACATACCATTGACGGCGTTGCCATCCGCGTCACATCGATCGCGAAGACAGTCGTCGACTGCTTCAAGTTTCGCAACAAGATCGGGATGGATGTCGCGCTGGAATCGCTACGTGAGGCGTGGCGGGACAAGCGAGTCACCAGCCAGGATATCTGGCATTGTGCAAAGGTTTGCCGGGTAGCCAATGTGATGCGTCCATATTTGGAAAGCCTGACTTGAACCAACGCAATGTTGCTGCTTCTATACGTGCCCGACTGCTGAACATAGCCCGCGCCAAGCATCTGGACTTCAATTTGATTCTCACGCGCTACGCGCTAGAGCGCATGTTGTATCGCTTGAGCGTGTCGGATCAACGCGATCAGTTCTTGCTAAAGGGCGCGCTGTTGTTCGATCTTTGGTTTGATATTCCGCACCGACCTACGCGCGACGCGGATTTGCTCGGTTTTGGCCTCGCCGAAATTCCCGACTTGATGCAGACTTTTCGGCAGATCAGCCAGATAGAAGTGGATGACGGGATCGTCTTCTCCGCAGAGACACTCAGGGCAACTGAAATTCGAAAGGAGGCGAATTACGCCGGTGTAAGGTTGACTGTGGTCGGTGTGCTAGATGGGGCGCGCTGTCCGGTTCAAATCGATGTCGGCTTCAATGACGCGGTCGTCCCAGGCCCGGAGGACGCGTTGTATCCAGTCATTCTTGATGACTTGCCAAGCCCGAATCTGCGGGTTTATCCCCGCTATACCGTGATAGCCGAGAAGCTGGAAGCGATAGTGTCCCTGGGGATTCTCAACACACGGATGAAGGACTACTTTGATCTGTGGGTGATGGCCACCCACTGCGATTTCGACGGTCCGATACTTACCGAAGCGATTCGCGCGACTTTCGCGCGCCGGGCGACCAAAATTTCGGGTGAGCCGCCGTTTGGATTGACTGACGAATTTGCCGAAGACGAGCGGAAGTCCGCCCAATGGCTTGCCTTTCAACACAAGAATGCGCTGAGCGCAGTGCCCCTGACCGAGGTGGTCGCAATGTTGAGGCGAATGCTGATGCCGGTGTTGGCGGCTATAGCGTCTGGGCGCACCTCGTCATATAACTGGCACCGCGAACAAGGATGGAGTAAGTCTGTTTCGTAGGTACGTCATCAGACAGGGGGAAGACCGCTCGGCAAATCTCGGCCGCTTCATGGCTTCTCCTCATCTCAAGCGGGGCGCTGGGAGGCAACCTTACCTCCAGTTTTGACCTGTACGGATATTTCGGGGACACCTTACGTGCGTGTCAAGCATTCGCATAATTCACACATTGCGCAACAAATAGAATAATATCGATAAATAAACTGATCGAACGTTTGGGCGGGACCGTCGGAGCAAGTAGTGAGAATTTCACAGAGCGCGGCCTCATCATCGCAACTGGGGCGCCAGCGCCGTACGCCGGGATTCCTGTGTGTTTTCCTTCTCCTTTTCTTCGTGGTGCCGCCGACTTACGGCCAGGGCCCTGCTCGTGATTTATTCGCGGAGCTACGCAAACTGCACTGGGAAGTAGGACCTCGATCCGTAGTCATTGCGGGACGAGCGACGATCCAGGTACCCAAGGGCTACGCCTTCCTTGCCGGCACCGAAGTCGGACAGTTCAACCGGCTCATGGGTAATCCACCCGAAGACGGGCGCTATGTGATTGCCGAAGCCAGGCTGCGCCGGTTCGCGTACTTCTCATTCGCTTCCTTCGGCTACGTCAACGACGGCGAGAAGATCGATGCGACCGCGCTGTACATCAAGATGCTGCAGGGGCAGGAGCTGTATAACGACAGGCGGCGTCGCCTTGGCCTGCCGGTCATATTCGGCGATGGATGGCAAATTCCACCCCACTATGATCAGGAGACGAGGCGGCTCGAATGGGGCGTCAAGCTCCATGACGACCAGGGCAACCCTAGTTCGAACTACATCGTCCGGATCCTGGGGCGCCACGGCGTGATGACGGCTGCGCTTGTGACCCATGGCACGGTCACCGATAACGACATCGCCGCGCTCAAGGCAATCCTGGCAACCTTCACCTACCACCCCGGCGAAAACTACGCCGATTTTCGAGCCGGTGACAAGGTCGCGAAGTCCGGGCTGGCGGCCCTGGTGCTTGGTGACGCCGACCCGACGGTGGAAGAAGCAGGTACGGGCACGGGAAGCATCATTGGGCAACTATTCTCGGCCGCATGGTTCTGGCTGATAGCCGGCGCTGGCGCCTGCTTCATGGTCCAACACCATTGGCGCCGACGCAGACGCTAGTCAAGGCTCACGTCGGCAGAGCCGTCCCATAAATTCCGGAGCAATGACATCTGTGAAGAAGAGACTGATCCAGACCATCGCATTCCTGATCATGTTCCCTTTGCTTGGCTCGGCGGCAGGCGCCGAAGCCAGCAAGACGCTCGACCGCCAGCGCGCGCTGCAAGCTGCCATGGACAATACCAGTGACTTCGCGAAGGCCTGGGCCAAACCGAACATGAAGTTTTCCACTTTCGGCCAGGACATCAGGCGCTATGCATTCCTGAAGCGCTGTCTGCCCGAACGAGGCACGATACGCTACTTAATGCCGGACTACCGCCAGTATTTCGATGCAGCGGGCGACAGGCTGTACGAAGCCGCCATGCAGTTCAAAGCGGCAAGCAACGTCGGACCCCTGCGGTGGGTGGCGGACCAACTTTCCGACGCCGAATACCAACAGTCCATGCAGGCGCTGACAAGTACTGAGACGGCGCAGTACCGCAGCATCTCCGATGTCGGGCGCGCCCTGACGGAAGTCCTGCAGGGCGAACTTATCGACATCGATACCGGCGAGCCTAATGTGGCGTATCTCATCGAATTCAAGGAGACCTTGGCACGCACAGGCGAACTGGACCATGTGGCCTCCGCCCTGCGCGCGATAAGTCCTGCCTACGCCGACACCTTCCTTTCCCTGCGCACCATGTGGCCCGTGGCACCCGCGACCTGGGAGGCCTGGACCAACCTCGGGACGATGCTGCAAGCCTTGAGTGAATCCGTGGAGCAGGCGTATCTGGGCAATCTG is a window of Bordetella sp. N DNA encoding:
- a CDS encoding type IV toxin-antitoxin system AbiEi family antitoxin domain-containing protein; protein product: MENAEVTLVELIRTHGVIRSSDLASLGIPRVALTRAVRRGQLVRVSRGVYGLREFRSEHGTLAAAAIRVPKGVICLLSALQFHGLTTQAPFEVWVAIANKAAAPQIDYPPVRIVRFSDATLSLGVEEHTIDGVAIRVTSIAKTVVDCFKFRNKIGMDVALESLREAWRDKRVTSQDIWHCAKVCRVANVMRPYLESLT
- a CDS encoding nucleotidyl transferase AbiEii/AbiGii toxin family protein yields the protein MNQRNVAASIRARLLNIARAKHLDFNLILTRYALERMLYRLSVSDQRDQFLLKGALLFDLWFDIPHRPTRDADLLGFGLAEIPDLMQTFRQISQIEVDDGIVFSAETLRATEIRKEANYAGVRLTVVGVLDGARCPVQIDVGFNDAVVPGPEDALYPVILDDLPSPNLRVYPRYTVIAEKLEAIVSLGILNTRMKDYFDLWVMATHCDFDGPILTEAIRATFARRATKISGEPPFGLTDEFAEDERKSAQWLAFQHKNALSAVPLTEVVAMLRRMLMPVLAAIASGRTSSYNWHREQGWSKSVS
- a CDS encoding DUF2167 domain-containing protein, translating into MRISQSAASSSQLGRQRRTPGFLCVFLLLFFVVPPTYGQGPARDLFAELRKLHWEVGPRSVVIAGRATIQVPKGYAFLAGTEVGQFNRLMGNPPEDGRYVIAEARLRRFAYFSFASFGYVNDGEKIDATALYIKMLQGQELYNDRRRRLGLPVIFGDGWQIPPHYDQETRRLEWGVKLHDDQGNPSSNYIVRILGRHGVMTAALVTHGTVTDNDIAALKAILATFTYHPGENYADFRAGDKVAKSGLAALVLGDADPTVEEAGTGTGSIIGQLFSAAWFWLIAGAGACFMVQHHWRRRRR